TATTGCCTTTTGACAAAAAGCCATTAGCCATTGGTGTTTTTGCTCTTTTTGCTCTCATTACTATAATAAAGAATAAATTAAAATTTAATCTCAAGTTTTTTTTAATAAATGCTTGTGTCTCAATACTTTTTTTAATTAGCCTCTTATATACTGAAAACCTTGACACCGGATTTAAAAAAATTGAGCAAACAGCATCACTATTAGTCTTTCCTTGGTATTTTGCTTTTTTAGTAAACTCTAAATACAAACTTTACGGTAACTCTAAAGTCCTTTATAAGTTATTATACGCATTTATCCTAAGTGCTATTTTACTTAACCTGTATTATTTCTTATACTTTTATTTTACAGAGTTTACGTTTGCTGACGTTTTATATCATTATTCTCATTTAATAGATGATAAGATTGAGGGTTATATGATTCATCCCATATACCTATCTATGCACTTGTGTCTTTCGCTTATATTTTTAATGTTTATACCTCTTAAACGAAATATTTTAAACTTTACAATAAGAGGTTTACTTGTGTTTCTTATAGTATTTTTTATGTTTTTAATGAGCAAGAAAGGACCAATGATAGCCATAGGTCTAATAGCTCTCTTTTATTTTTTTAAACACAACAAATCCTCATTAATTAGAGGTTTAGGAGTATCTATAATATGCCTTTGCGTATGCTTTCTTTTTATTAATGATAGAGCTAACAGAAACTTTAAAGAACTTTTTTCTATAGATACTATTGAGAACAATGTGACCTCAACTAACATTAGGTACTCTATCTATAAAAATGCTATAGTAATTTTTAAAGAAGAGCCATTAATTGGTTATGGTATTGGAGACTCTAAGAATACACTATTCGAAAAGAACAAAGAAACATCAGACCTATTATTTGCTGGGCAATATAATACTCACAATCAATATTTAAGTTTTCTACTTGCATTAGGTATAATAGGCACGACAATTATTATTATCTGTTACATAATAGTATTCAAAAATCAAAAATCAAAAAATAATTATTTGGCTATATATACTATTGCATTTTATGCTTTAGTAATGCTAACTGAAAATATTTTAGAACGCCAAGATGGTGTTATCTATTTCAGTTATTTTAGTTGTTTCTTACAAACAATATCAACACAAGAATTACCTTGGAGAAAAAACAACGTATAATAATTATTGGGCCATTCCCTAACCCTATTACCGGTCTTTCTGTTGCCAACCTTACCTTATATGAGGGTTTGCTAAACAAGAAATATATGGTTTCTAAATTAGACACATCCTACTCTAAATTTGAAGATAAAACAGGTAGTTTTAGTTTTGATAAATTATTCTTTTTCATTACAATAAGTTTCAATATAAAATGTGTTTTAAACAATGATGTTATATATATAACCATTGGTCAAAGTTTCTTCGGGGTATTAAAATATAGCTTTTATATTTTACTAGGTAAATTATTGTCTAAAGAAGTAATTATTCACTTACACGGTAACTACCTGGGTGATATGCACCACAACCTTAGTGGTTTAAAAAAACAATTAGTAAAATTTATCTTATCTAAGATAGACAAAGCTATTGTACTTTCTAAGTCTTTAAAAAATAATTTCACTCCTTTTATTGATGTTTCAAATATATATGTATTAACTAATTTTGTATCTAAAGATATTCTACTCACTAATACTGAAAAGGAGAAATTAGAAACAATAAACGAACCTCGAATAGTTTTTTTAGGTAACTTGATGACAGGTAAGGGAATTCAGTATTTTTTTGAATCTCTAGAGAGTTTAGAGTTAGAAGGTTTTAAGTTTACCGCTAAGTGTGCTGGTACAATGGACTCAAAGAAAACTGTAGAATACAACAAAAAAATAGATAGCATTAATAGCCTTGAGTATCTTGGTGTTGTTAGAGGAGAAAAGAAAAAACAGCTTTTAAAATGGAGTAATATATTAATATGTCCTTCTGTAATGGTTGAAGGCTTACCATTATCTATTTTAGAAGCAATGGCTACTGGCAACAAAATAATTGCAACAAAGCAACCAGCGCTACAAGATATGTTTAATAACACTCAAATTACATTTATTAAAAAAGAATCGTCGTTTGAAATTTCAGAAGCTATAAAAAAAGTTTCTAAGCATTCTAGAGCACAAGAGGATATTATTAAATTTAATATGAATTATATAGAAAAACTTACAACTCTAAAGTTTATTGAGGGTTTTATAAGTATTATGAATATTGAAAATGAATGAATTTCAAAAATTAGATGATTATAGTACTCCAAATGGTTTTAGAGGTAAATCAAAAGTTTACGTCCAGTTTTGGTGGATAGCACAATCGTTATTATTTAAACCATCTCCTCAATTATTTTATGGTTGGAGAAGATTTATTTTAAGATGCTTTGGCGCAAAAATTGGTAAAGGCGTTTTAATAAGATCAAGCGTTAGTATTGTATACCCATGGAAAGTTAAAATTGGCGATTACAGCTGGATAGGAGATGATGTTGTTTTATACTCTTTAGGAAAAATCAATATTGGAAAACACGCTGTCATTTCTCAAAGATCATATCTTTGCACAGGTTCTCATGACTATTTAAAAAGAGACTTTGCTATTTTTGCAAAACCTATACACATTAAAGATGAATGCTGGCTCGCAACAGATGTATATGTCGCACCAAATGTTACAATTGGAAAGGGTACCGTTGTTGGAGCAAGAAGCTCAGTATTTAAGGATTTGCCAAAAGGAAAAGTATGTTTAGGCAGTCCTGCAAAAGTTATAAAAAATAGAAGCACAGCAACATCATAAAACAATAACTCTCATTGGGATAAATTTTTATCCTGAAGACACTGCTATAGGTCTTTACTCTACACAACTCATAAATTACCTAGTTAACAAAGGGTATGCGGTAAATGTAATTACAGGTTTTCCATATTATCCACAATGGGAAGTTTGGAAATCTTATAAAAACAACCCTAATTTCATAAAAGAAGATATAAATAACATTACTATATATCGTTATAAACAGTATGTGCCTAATTCTCCGTCATTTATTAAACGTATCTTACATATATTAGATTTTAGCTTCGGCAGTTTAATCAATTCATTTAAAATAAAATCGACAGACCTTGTAATTTCAATAATACCTGTAACGCCATCAGCAGGTATAGGTTGGTTATTAAAAAAGAGATTAAATGCTAAATTATGGGTTCACATTCAAGATTTTGAATTTGATGCTGCTTTACAGTCTGGTTTAACTACAAAAAAGAAATTTAGCTTAAAAACGCCACTCTTTGGTTTGCTTTTTAAAGTTGAATCTTGGTTGCTTAACAAAGCAGATATTACCAGCACTATTAGCAATACGATGTTAGAAAAACTAAGTGCTAAAACAAAATCACCAACATATTTCTTACCTAATTGGGTAGACAATGAAAAGATAGACAAGACTTATAAAAAGCCTCATAAATATTTTTCATCTAATAAATTTAAAATTTTATATTCTGGCAATATAGGAGACAAACAAGATTGGGATACTTTTGTACAATATGCTTCAAAGTTAGATAAGCAAAGGTATGAACTCATTGTCATTGGAGACGGCTCAAAAAAAGCATGGCTAAAAGAAAACACGAAAACATTACCACAGGTTTCTCACTATGAACCTGTTCCCTATGAGGATTTAGGACATGTTCTTTCAAGTGCTCAATTGCATATTTTGTTTCAAAAAACAGAAATTGTTGATACAGTAATGCCCTCTAAAATATTAGGGATGATGGGTAGCTCTGTTCCATCTTTAGTAACTGGTAGCAGTTTATCTGAAGTTAAAAAAACAATTCAAGAGAGTGAAGGTGGTAAATACGTTGATGAAGCTGAGTTCAGTATTAATGCTCTTTTAACTTATACAGAATGTCTTTTTAATGATGAATCCTATTCACAAAAGATTGGTGAAAATGCAAAGTGCTATATCATTAGTAAATTCTCAAAAAATGTTATTTTAAAAGAAATGGAAAGTAGGATAGCAACTCTTTTAAAATAGTATACCTTAAAAAGAGTTTTGGAGTACTATATTTAATATCTTAACTTTAGTAAGACAAACATCAGCTAAACTCTTACCTATAAAAAAACATTACTTTACATTTGCTACGATTTAAAAACTACCAGGTTTAGTACTGCAAATATGCTATGCCTTAATGTAAAACAAGTTTCTATGCCAAAAAGAGTATTAATAACTGGTGCTGCCGGTTTTGTAGGATCACATCTTTGCGATAAATTTATAAACGAAGGTTGTCACGTTATTGGTATGGATAATCTCATAACTGGAGATTTAAAAAACATAGAACATCTATTTGCCTTAGAAAATTTTGAATTTTACCACCACGATGTTTCAAAATTTGTACACGTTGCAGGAAGTTTAGATTACATCATGCACTTTGCTTCTCCTGCAAGTCCTATAGATTATCTTAAAATTCCTATTCAAACATTAAAAGTAGGCTCTTTAGGAACCCACAATTTACTTGGCTTAGCTAAAGAAAAAGGTGCTCGCATATTAATTGCTTCAACTTCTGAGGTTTATGGAGACCCTAAAGTTCATCCTCAGGCAGAAACGTATTACGGTAACGTAAATACTATTGGACCAAGAGGCGTTTATGACGAAGCAAAACGCTTTCAAGAATCTATAACTATGGCCTATCACAGGTTTCATGGCTTAGAAACAAGAATTGCAAGGATTTTTAATACCTATGGCCCAAGAATGCGACTTAATGATGGTCGAGTAATACCTGCATTTATAGGACAGGCGTTAAGAGGTGAAAACCTCACAGTATTTGGCGATGGTTTACAAACCCGTTCATTTTGTTACATAGATGATCAAGTTGAAGGCTTGTATAGTTTATTAATGAGTGATTATACAGATCCTGTAAATATTGGTAATCCAGAAGAAATTACAATCTTAGATTTTGCTGAAGAAATTATTAAGCTAACAAACAGCGACCAGAAAATCATATTTAAGCCTTTACCAACAGACGATCCCTTACAAAGAAAACCAGATATTACCGTTGCTAAACGAGAGTTGTCTTGGTCTCCTAAAGTGTCTAGAGAAGATGGTATGCAAAAAACCTATGCGTATTTTAAAGGGTTAAGTGAAGAAGAGCTTTATAGAAGCGAACACAAAGACTTCTCTAAGCATATTGTAAAATAATGATTTACAGAAGAGGACGATATTCAGGATATATAAGACCATTTAATTATTTGGTCGACTTGTGTATTGTAAATTTCTTGGCTTCTCAATTTATATTGATGCCTTTAGAGTACCTCAACTACATAATTTTTGTAACTATTGGCTGGTTAATTTTATCTTTAAAACTTAGGTTTTATGATGTTTATAGGTTTACTAGAGCCACTAAAATTGCAGCTTTAGTTTTACAGCAAGCCTTTTTCTTTACCCTTATTGTTTTTTCCTTCTTTGGGTTTTATAATGAACTTAATAGGAGCGCTACAGAAATTGTAATTTATATAGCAGAAGTCATTGGGCTTATAACCCTAATTAAGTTCACCATTTTTTACTTTCTTAAGAAATATAGAGTAATTCTTGGAGGAAATTATAGG
This region of Croceibacter atlanticus HTCC2559 genomic DNA includes:
- a CDS encoding O-antigen ligase family protein encodes the protein MMQFSSKNWFYLGCLVMMCSILLPFDKKPLAIGVFALFALITIIKNKLKFNLKFFLINACVSILFLISLLYTENLDTGFKKIEQTASLLVFPWYFAFLVNSKYKLYGNSKVLYKLLYAFILSAILLNLYYFLYFYFTEFTFADVLYHYSHLIDDKIEGYMIHPIYLSMHLCLSLIFLMFIPLKRNILNFTIRGLLVFLIVFFMFLMSKKGPMIAIGLIALFYFFKHNKSSLIRGLGVSIICLCVCFLFINDRANRNFKELFSIDTIENNVTSTNIRYSIYKNAIVIFKEEPLIGYGIGDSKNTLFEKNKETSDLLFAGQYNTHNQYLSFLLALGIIGTTIIIICYIIVFKNQKSKNNYLAIYTIAFYALVMLTENILERQDGVIYFSYFSCFLQTISTQELPWRKNNV
- a CDS encoding glycosyltransferase family 4 protein codes for the protein MEKKQRIIIIGPFPNPITGLSVANLTLYEGLLNKKYMVSKLDTSYSKFEDKTGSFSFDKLFFFITISFNIKCVLNNDVIYITIGQSFFGVLKYSFYILLGKLLSKEVIIHLHGNYLGDMHHNLSGLKKQLVKFILSKIDKAIVLSKSLKNNFTPFIDVSNIYVLTNFVSKDILLTNTEKEKLETINEPRIVFLGNLMTGKGIQYFFESLESLELEGFKFTAKCAGTMDSKKTVEYNKKIDSINSLEYLGVVRGEKKKQLLKWSNILICPSVMVEGLPLSILEAMATGNKIIATKQPALQDMFNNTQITFIKKESSFEISEAIKKVSKHSRAQEDIIKFNMNYIEKLTTLKFIEGFISIMNIENE
- a CDS encoding putative colanic acid biosynthesis acetyltransferase; translation: MNEFQKLDDYSTPNGFRGKSKVYVQFWWIAQSLLFKPSPQLFYGWRRFILRCFGAKIGKGVLIRSSVSIVYPWKVKIGDYSWIGDDVVLYSLGKINIGKHAVISQRSYLCTGSHDYLKRDFAIFAKPIHIKDECWLATDVYVAPNVTIGKGTVVGARSSVFKDLPKGKVCLGSPAKVIKNRSTATS
- a CDS encoding WcaI family glycosyltransferase, producing MGINFYPEDTAIGLYSTQLINYLVNKGYAVNVITGFPYYPQWEVWKSYKNNPNFIKEDINNITIYRYKQYVPNSPSFIKRILHILDFSFGSLINSFKIKSTDLVISIIPVTPSAGIGWLLKKRLNAKLWVHIQDFEFDAALQSGLTTKKKFSLKTPLFGLLFKVESWLLNKADITSTISNTMLEKLSAKTKSPTYFLPNWVDNEKIDKTYKKPHKYFSSNKFKILYSGNIGDKQDWDTFVQYASKLDKQRYELIVIGDGSKKAWLKENTKTLPQVSHYEPVPYEDLGHVLSSAQLHILFQKTEIVDTVMPSKILGMMGSSVPSLVTGSSLSEVKKTIQESEGGKYVDEAEFSINALLTYTECLFNDESYSQKIGENAKCYIISKFSKNVILKEMESRIATLLK
- a CDS encoding UDP-glucuronic acid decarboxylase family protein is translated as MPKRVLITGAAGFVGSHLCDKFINEGCHVIGMDNLITGDLKNIEHLFALENFEFYHHDVSKFVHVAGSLDYIMHFASPASPIDYLKIPIQTLKVGSLGTHNLLGLAKEKGARILIASTSEVYGDPKVHPQAETYYGNVNTIGPRGVYDEAKRFQESITMAYHRFHGLETRIARIFNTYGPRMRLNDGRVIPAFIGQALRGENLTVFGDGLQTRSFCYIDDQVEGLYSLLMSDYTDPVNIGNPEEITILDFAEEIIKLTNSDQKIIFKPLPTDDPLQRKPDITVAKRELSWSPKVSREDGMQKTYAYFKGLSEEELYRSEHKDFSKHIVK